The following proteins are encoded in a genomic region of Cercospora beticola chromosome 8, complete sequence:
- a CDS encoding uncharacterized protein (antiSMASH:Cluster_2~BUSCO:EOG09260274) — protein MSKRGFKSQASSGRVGGGFGGFGSSAFASSQSSVLSYVQEPTDYSAVSNSSVVVAYKNLSKKDSTTKAKALEDLQASLSATEDVEDAIIEVWVKQYPRLSIDAARRVRQLAHQYTGQLSVKCGKRIAKQLSTITGPWLAGTFDNDRSVAKTAEEALATVFPTPEKINGLRKTFQESILQYCQDAALNETVWTLSDERSISVDDAKATHARVVSTALLVISSLLHNLPSEELDKQKHVYEALFSDKKFWEFVSHTDSNVRRAANQLVQLSLQKEPDLIETNLGAVSSAYIYEGLASDQTGSSLSFVETLDALTTKFPSVWTTAYCKKKPALGRLRQCLKHGSYAGPARYWDRLAEVLRKLPEEIVPQTYDDISDLLLSARDGICKREERFNSSSSWPVYFTLVDIVTRTASDEDATKLLEAFAIPPVQQYLQPASSTDKWTISGPKPASIVSKVGIINKLPPVLEQKWLQLAASLVETAKLSQPEQSKDFEKSQKHVATTGERWADLQRELFTNDYDFPESLIARFIQANTDILRECVALLDSRNGKPWGAAAVVEQQLRSCASHLLRDPTYHKTLVRFVEETLPRIILSPSQRHLVRCLFALQNDSKFAALFEAALQSIVEREQSGATPQERMNALHALFPANTPSAAVTAAHGSGPLQIFLREQAATNNAAYSTIADLLRLDVVSQDTSESILVELTKLLSLEDSQAQSGLTGIEHLSKTNESVVRNFMSTSSGEQLLPAVIQLKDSASESVAETASKLANLLTSSFAEATTESKYALITQSLEKTTSSSLPIETVLELSKKISGGETNLQNLKEMLPSTEIWKESILAVASTPKASLALLSALGGAVHLPSARQIDTIPSYDSEGLSQALRIAIFFAGILKSVSISTLPEQDAANVLALLNICVLLAEDATSIVGANSLWREENSHDLEHEVMTFVVDANEVLRTYWTSGSDHAKSRHEAELFATFDTLVSAHKGSPLAYYAALAAAKAHDNAFELHGSTSGQSKASEEELRSQRAGKDSMSLISYLVGFAQALTGSQLLTRMCNELVADLTQSQLDSQEEKALEQLVFLNVILHTQSDIVDTIAKPRLIFLVKHIIPWLSSDSSLRVKAETCKMLGSLLPAMADMYGEHWSQIVGVLVSFWQSANAPRDRTSLEEVILVSHGTLRLYAALNKLSREDEPNDDLLEALKENEGALRTGLISLLKAGTEVPDAQHQPLMITNELLARQLVQLPAKPLEDTEELFPLLCAPSQALQEAAFDLLHNHIPTAQEQISLDAALEDRKAVLPDELLSLIMQAPDLDALDEDAFELVVPLTLQGYLYGWRLVFDHFRGSSFRVKGDYVEQLKENGYLNGLLEMSFDVLRLSSGRPVDASNFELQSYSPGLEANPEKETQSLLTHLYYLSLLHLPSLVKNYLNNEIKSRQAPKTIEAWTAKYISPLIIEESLSEVSQWNDKTVKSDPDYEAMTVKVNPRAKEVVVSYQIDEQTMAMKIALPEAYPLQGAKPEGINRVAVSEQKWRAWLINCQGTITFSNGSIIDALSSWRKNVAGALKGHDECAICYSMVNEHKELPKKRCPTCKHTFHNACLFKWFRSSNSSACPLCRQPYHYN, from the coding sequence ATGAGCAAGCGAGGTTTCAAGTCGCAAGCCAGCAGTGGTCGGGTTGGTGGCGGCTTTGGAGGATTTGGCAGCTCTGCTTTCGCCTCTAGCCAGTCGTCGGTCCTCTCATACGTTCAAGAACCAACAGACTACTCGGCAGTATCAAACTCGAGCGTGGTGGTGGCTTACAAGAATCTGTCCAAAAAGGACAGCACGACCAAAGCAAAGGCTCTCGAAGATCTCCAGGCATCCCTGTCTGCCacggaagatgtcgaagacgCGATCATTGAAGTCTGGGTCAAGCAATACCCAAGGCTCTCCATCGACGCCGCACGCCGAGTACGCCAGCTCGCTCATCAGTACACTGGCCAGCTGTCAGTGAAATGTGGCAAGCGTATAGCGAAGCAGCTGTCAACAATCACTGGACCTTGGTTAGCAGGCACTTTCGACAATGACCGATCTGTGGCAAAAACCGCAGAAGAGGCATTGGCTACTGTATTTCCAACGCCAGAAAAGATCAATGGTCTGCGCAAAACATTTCAAGAATCTATCTTGCAGTACTGTCAGGATGCTGCGCTCAACGAAACTGTCTGGACGCTGAGCGACGAGCGCTCCATCAGCGTAGATGATGCAAAAGCTACTCACGCTCGTGTGGTATCCACCGCTCTGCTGGTGATCTCAAGCCTGCTGCACAATCTTCCCTCCGAGGAGCTGGACAAGCAGAAGCATGTGTACGAAGCTTTGTTCAGCGATAAGAAGTTTTGGGAGTTTGTCAGTCATACGGATTCGAATGTACGAAGAGCTGCAAATCAACTGGTTCAACTGAGTTTGCAGAAGGAGCCAGATCTGATCGAGACGAACTTGGGTGCTGTTTCTAGCGCGTACATTTACGAGGGTCTTGCCTCCGACCAGACGGGATCATCACTAAGTTTTGTCGAGACTCTGGATGCGCTGACAACCAAGTTCCCTTCCGTGTGGACAACGGCTTACTGTAAGAAGAAGCCGGCACTCGGGCGATTGCGACAATGCCTCAAACACGGTTCATATGCTGGTCCAGCTCGGTATTGGGACAGACTGGCCGAAGTCTTGCGGAAACTACCAGAAGAAATCGTGCCACAAACGTACGATGATATTTCAGACCTGCTGCTGTCTGCGCGCGATGGTATCTGCAAGAGAGAGGAGCGCTTcaattcttcttcatcgtggcCGGTCTATTTCACTCTCGTCGACATTGTCACCCGCACAGCATCGGATGAGGATGCCACGAAGCTACTTGAAGCTTTTGCCATCCCTCCTGTCCAGCAGTACCTGcagccagcttcttcgactgACAAGTGGACAATCTCAGGCCCGAAGCCTGCTTCCATTGTATCCAAAGTTggcatcatcaacaagctTCCACCTGTCCTGGAACAGAAATGGCTGCAACTGGCCGCAAGTCTAGTAGAGACCGCCAAATTGTCACAGCCAGAGCAATCGAAAGATTTTGAGAAAAGTCAAAAGCATGTCGCGACAACTGGGGAGCGCTGGGCAGATCTCCAGAGAGAGCTTTTCACTAATGATTATGACTTTCCCGAGTCGTTGATTGCCCGCTTCATCCAAGCCAACACGGACATATTACGCGAATGCGTGGCTCTCCTCGACAGTAGAAATGGCAAACCATGGGGAGCTGCTGCGGTCGTCGAACAGCAGCTGCGTTCTTGTGCATCTCACTTGCTTCGCGACCCGACATATCACAAGACCCTAGTCCGTTTCGTGGAGGAGACACTTCCGCGAATCATCCTAAGTCCATCGCAACGCCATCTTGTGCGCTGCCTATTTGCGCTGCAGAATGACTCCAAGTTCGCCGCACTTTTCGAGGCAGCACTGCAGAGCATTGTAGAGCGAGAGCAGAGTGGCGCAACCCCCCAGGAGAGAATGAACGCATTGCATGCGCTGTTCCCTGCAAACACTCcgtcggcggcggtgacAGCAGCACATGGGAGCGGTCCTCTACAAATCTTCCTGCGAGAGCAGGCTGCTACCAATAATGCGGCCTACAGCACTATCGCAGACCTGCTTCGGCTGGATGTAGTTTCACAAGACACTTCGGAAAGCATATTGGTTGAACTCACCAAGCTACTATCTCTTGAAGATTCACAAGCACAATCTGGGCTAACAGGCATTGAGCATTTGTCGAAGACCAATGAATCTGTCGTCCGGAACTTCATGTCAACGTCCAGTGGTGAACAGTTGTTACCAGCTGTCATTCAGCTGAAGGACTCTGCCTCGGAATCTGTTGCTGAGACTGCTTCGAAGTTAGCCAATCTGCTCACCTCGTCCTTCGCAGAGGCTACGACCGAATCGAAGTATGCATTGATTACGCAGAGTCTGGAAAAGACTACGTCGTCCTCTTTGCCGATCGAGACGGTGCTGGAACTGTCGAAGAAGATTTCAGGCGGCGAGACGAATTTGCAAAATCTCAAAGAAATGCTTCCCAGCACTGAGATCTGGAAAGAGTCTATCCTTGCTGTCGCATCCACACCAAAGGCCTCCCTCGCACTGCTTAGCGCACTTGGTGGAGCAGTGCATTTGCCGTCGGCCAGACAAATCGACACGATACCTTCATACGACAGCGAAGGCCTATCGCAAGCGCTCAGAATTGCAATTTTCTTCGCTGGCATACTGAAATCCGTCTCGATTTCCACGCTTCCGGAACAGGACGCAGCGAATGTGCTAGCGCTATTGAACATTTGCGTGCTACTCGCAGAAGATGCTACGAGTATTGTGGGGGCGAATTCGCTCTGGCGAGAGGAGAACTCGCACGATCTCGAGCACGAAGTCATGACTTTCGTTGTTGATGCCAATGAGGTGCTTCGTACATACTGGACTTCCGGGAGTGACCACGCAAAGAGCAGGCATGAGGCGGAGCTGTTTGCCACCTTCGATACCTTGGTGTCGGCGCACAAGGGCTCGCCATTGGCGTACTATGCTGCACTAGCTGCAGCAAAAGCGCACGATAATGCTTTTGAACTTCACGGCTCCACGAGCGGGCAATCCAAAGCTAGCGAAGAGGAGCTTAGGTCTCAACGTGCCGGCAAAGACTCGATGTCACTGATCTCTTACCTTGTTGGCTTCGCTCAGGCGTTGACGGGGAGCCAGTTGCTGACGAGAATGTGCAATGAACTGGTTGCCGATCTCACCCAGAGTCAGCTTGATTCCCAAGAGGAGAAAGCgctcgagcagcttgtgTTCCTGAACGTGATCCTGCATACACAATCGGACATCGTTGATACAATCGCGAAGCCGAGACTGATCTTTCTCGTCAAACACATCATCCCATGGCTATCCTCTGACTCGTCACTGAGGGTCAAGGCTGAAACATGCAAGATGCTTGGCTCATTGCTGCCCGCTATGGCTGACATGTATGGCGAGCACTGGTCTCAAATTGTTGGCGTGCTGGTGTCATTCTGGCAGTCCGCGAACGCTCCGCGGGATCGGACCAGTCTAGAAGAAGTGATCCTAGTCTCCCATGGCACATTGAGATTATATGCCGCCTTGAACAAGCTGAGCAGAGAAGATGAACCCAATGACGACCTTCTTGAAGCCCTCAAAGAGAACGAGGGAGCACTTCGCACAGGATTGATCTCACTGCTCAAGGCGGGCACTGAAGTACCTGATGCACAGCACCAGCCTCTGATGATCACAAATGAACTGCTGGCCCGTCAGCTCGTACAATTGCCAGCTAAGCCGCTCGAAGACACCGAAGAGCTCTTTCCGTTGCTTTGTGCACCATCCCAAGCACTCCAAGAAGCTGCCTTTGACCTGCTTCACAACCATATCCCAACGGCACAAGAGCAAATCTCTTTGGATGCTGCGTTGGAAGACCGCAAAGCTGTCCTGCCTGACGAGCTACTATCACTAATCATGCAAGCTCCTGATCTGGATGCATTGGATGAGGATGCCTTCGAGCTGGTAGTTCCGCTTACGCTACAGGGGTATCTCTATGGGTGGCGACTGGTCTTTGACCACTTTCGCGGCTCCAGTTTCCGCGTCAAAGGCGACTATGTGGAACAGCTGAAAGAGAATGGGTACCTCAATGGACTTCTGGAGATGAGCTTCGATGTGCTACGACTAAGCAGCGGCCGACCTGTAGATGCATCAAACTTCGAACTCCAAAGCTACTCACCAGGACTGGAAGCAAACCCAGAGAAAGAGACGCAGTCACTCTTGACCCATCTCTACTACCTCTCACTGCTCCACCTCCCAAGTCTAGTGAAGAACTACCTCAACAACGAAATCAAATCCCGCCAAGCACCCAAGACAATCGAAGCCTGGACAGCCAAATACATCAGTCCCTTGATCATCGAGGAAAGCCTATCAGAAGTCTCCCAATGGAACGACAAAACCGTCAAATCCGACCCAGACTACGAAGCCATGACCGTAAAAGTCAACCCCCGAGCCAAAGAAGTCGTCGTCTCCTACCAAATCGA